The Pirellulales bacterium genome window below encodes:
- a CDS encoding PEP-CTERM sorting domain-containing protein gives MNIKTCLLLTGFLAAFSPSWRLAQAVTLVPGDIVVAASFSNRLSVGGAIVVVDPTTGDRTILSDSTHGTGPVLLGGTSISFAPDGSLLVAGGTAQSLYRVDPATGNRSIITSASVGTGPGSQYDGALQLSSNILLSGGPLLYVDPATGNRTAVLGGDNLASVGFVVNGTNLIIGNAGTSNDIIKLDSTTGIQTIVSGSGVGTGPAISYPAGIVYDGSGNLLLEQTPGPLTGGEILQIDPLTGDRTIVSGGSVGTGPAIAIDGSQLAIEPNGTLLVIDHLGNNVLQIDPATGNRTILSGITEGTGPLWLIDGLGTACAIVPNVPEPSALILAALGGLALLAYRRWQARRA, from the coding sequence ATGAACATAAAAACATGTCTTCTGCTTACCGGGTTCCTTGCAGCGTTTTCCCCGTCATGGCGGCTTGCCCAGGCTGTCACTCTGGTGCCTGGCGATATCGTCGTGGCAGCGAGTTTTAGCAACCGCCTTTCTGTCGGCGGCGCCATCGTTGTTGTCGACCCTACGACGGGTGACCGCACGATTCTATCTGATAGCACGCATGGCACGGGTCCCGTCCTGCTGGGTGGCACTTCCATTAGCTTCGCACCAGATGGGAGCTTGCTCGTTGCCGGCGGCACCGCCCAATCTTTGTATCGCGTCGATCCGGCCACCGGCAACCGTTCGATCATTACCAGCGCGTCGGTAGGAACCGGGCCGGGATCACAATATGACGGAGCGTTGCAGTTAAGCAGCAACATCCTGCTTAGCGGCGGCCCACTCCTGTATGTCGATCCGGCCACCGGCAACCGAACAGCGGTACTTGGCGGCGACAATCTGGCATCGGTCGGATTCGTCGTAAATGGAACCAACCTGATCATCGGGAACGCCGGCACTTCAAACGATATCATCAAGCTCGACTCAACCACCGGCATTCAGACGATCGTGTCGGGCAGCGGGGTCGGAACCGGACCGGCAATCAGCTATCCCGCTGGTATCGTGTACGACGGGTCGGGCAATCTGCTTTTGGAGCAAACTCCCGGTCCATTGACCGGCGGTGAGATTCTGCAGATTGATCCGCTGACTGGTGACCGCACCATTGTATCTGGAGGGAGCGTGGGCACAGGACCAGCCATCGCAATCGACGGCTCCCAACTTGCCATCGAGCCGAATGGCACTCTTCTGGTAATCGATCACCTCGGCAACAATGTCTTGCAAATCGACCCAGCGACCGGCAATCGCACGATCTTGTCCGGCATCACGGAAGGCACTGGCCCCCTATGGCTGATCGACGGCTTAGGCACTGCATGTGCCATCGTGCCGAACGTT